From a region of the Anaerolineae bacterium genome:
- a CDS encoding FHA domain-containing protein, which produces MNVCTHCGQTLPFGTLFCPECGAPLLEQGSTTQNLHRNHYGTVSSAAEPKPEPSGAVARVELHLPNGQVVTLRGTGEWTLGRQIDTRAVDVDLTSHGGYEHGVSRVHAALRVTPDGVFLIDLQSSNGTFLNGLRLRPHVPYPLRHQDKVLLGTFPLQVFLFTT; this is translated from the coding sequence ATGAATGTCTGCACGCATTGTGGTCAAACGTTGCCTTTTGGCACGCTGTTTTGCCCTGAGTGCGGCGCCCCGTTGCTGGAGCAGGGAAGCACCACCCAGAACTTGCACCGCAACCATTATGGAACGGTGTCGTCGGCGGCCGAGCCCAAGCCAGAGCCCAGCGGTGCGGTGGCCCGGGTGGAGTTGCATCTTCCCAACGGCCAGGTGGTGACTCTGCGCGGCACCGGGGAATGGACCTTGGGCCGCCAGATTGACACCAGGGCCGTGGATGTGGATTTGACATCCCACGGCGGATATGAGCACGGAGTCTCTCGGGTGCATGCTGCGTTGCGGGTCACCCCCGACGGGGTTTTCCTGATCGACCTCCAATCTTCCAACGGCACTTTCCTCAACGGACTGCGGTTGCGCCCCCATGTCCCCTACCCGTTGCGGCATCAAGACAAGGTCCTGTTGGGGACTTTTCCGCTGCAGGTGTTTTTGTTCACGACCTGA
- a CDS encoding response regulator transcription factor translates to MMQEKRHYRILVVDDEERMVRFIRLNLEHDGFEVLVAFNGRQALDRVREDLPDLVLLDVMMPEMDGFEVLSLLREFSDVPVIMLTARSTEEDIVRGLNLGADDYITKPFSPRVLVSRVRAVLRRVEAARGTVSGVIEVDDRLKIDFDRREVWVEGKLVKLRPTEYRLLYHLVQNAGRVLTYEQLLRKVWGYEYGSEHHYVRLYINYLRQKLEENPSNPKYILTERGVGYRFVDFRRLRQQQASSQNQEGDTASRG, encoded by the coding sequence ATGATGCAGGAAAAGCGGCACTATCGGATTTTGGTGGTGGACGATGAAGAACGCATGGTGCGCTTCATCCGGCTCAACCTGGAACACGATGGCTTTGAGGTGCTGGTGGCCTTCAATGGCCGCCAGGCGCTGGACCGTGTCCGGGAAGATTTACCAGATTTGGTGCTGTTGGATGTGATGATGCCCGAAATGGACGGATTTGAGGTGTTGAGCCTGTTGCGGGAGTTCAGCGACGTGCCTGTGATCATGCTCACGGCCCGCAGCACAGAGGAGGACATCGTGCGGGGATTGAATCTGGGAGCCGATGATTACATTACCAAGCCGTTTAGCCCGCGAGTGTTGGTGAGCCGTGTACGGGCGGTGTTGCGACGGGTGGAAGCGGCGCGCGGCACAGTGTCGGGCGTCATCGAAGTGGACGATCGGCTGAAGATCGACTTCGACCGCCGCGAGGTGTGGGTGGAGGGCAAGTTGGTCAAACTGCGCCCCACCGAGTACCGCCTGCTTTACCATCTGGTGCAAAATGCCGGACGGGTGCTCACCTATGAGCAGTTGCTGCGCAAGGTGTGGGGCTATGAGTACGGCTCGGAGCATCACTATGTACGGCTCTACATCAACTATCTGCGCCAGAAACTGGAGGAGAACCCGTCCAATCCCAAATACATCCTCACCGAGCGGGGTGTGGGGTATCGGTTCGTCGATTTTCGCCGTTTGCGGCAACAACAAGCCTCGTCGCAAAACCAGGAGGGAGATACGGCCTCCAGGGGGTAA
- a CDS encoding Hsp20/alpha crystallin family protein — protein MTLTRWEPFRELMTLREAMDRLFDEAFTMPLRLTDGAGLLPLIDMYQTPEAVVVKATMPGVKPEDLNITVQGDVLTIKGEVKAEEEVKDATYHIRERRFGTFTRTIQLPVPVVADKAQAEFENGILTLTLPKAEEVRPKTITVKAKK, from the coding sequence ATGACGCTGACCAGGTGGGAACCCTTCCGCGAATTGATGACGCTCCGGGAAGCCATGGATCGGCTCTTTGACGAGGCCTTCACCATGCCGCTGCGCTTGACCGACGGTGCGGGGTTGTTGCCGCTGATCGACATGTACCAGACGCCTGAAGCGGTGGTGGTCAAGGCTACCATGCCGGGTGTGAAGCCGGAAGATCTGAACATCACGGTGCAGGGTGATGTGTTGACCATCAAGGGTGAGGTCAAGGCTGAGGAAGAGGTAAAGGATGCCACTTACCACATCCGTGAGCGCCGCTTTGGCACTTTCACCCGCACCATCCAGCTGCCGGTTCCCGTGGTGGCCGACAAGGCGCAAGCCGAATTTGAGAACGGCATCCTGACTTTGACCTTGCCGAAGGCCGAGGAAGTGCGGCCCAAGACCATCACCGTCAAGGCGAAGAAATGA
- a CDS encoding FmdB family transcriptional regulator, whose amino-acid sequence MPHYTFRCEECGIVFERYYSFQESLEGIQCPQGHARVVRLYRPPAIVFKGSGFYVTDHGRNNGNGQGPKSSEKKVTPSEEKTVKGEAKAQATPQAA is encoded by the coding sequence ATGCCCCACTACACCTTTCGTTGTGAGGAATGCGGAATCGTTTTTGAGCGTTATTATTCTTTCCAGGAGTCTTTGGAAGGTATCCAGTGCCCTCAGGGACATGCTCGTGTCGTGCGCCTTTATCGCCCTCCGGCCATTGTCTTCAAGGGGAGCGGTTTTTACGTGACGGATCACGGCCGAAACAACGGTAATGGGCAAGGCCCTAAATCGTCCGAAAAGAAGGTCACTCCATCTGAGGAGAAGACGGTCAAAGGCGAAGCCAAGGCTCAGGCGACGCCTCAGGCAGCGTGA
- a CDS encoding glycosyltransferase family 4 protein, translating to MRIGFVSTRMAGTDGVSLETRKWAAIFRRLGSVVVPNIFDFSQTAPGITHRNADLRRALPLNDQHLLILQPTRVVRRKGIELALSLVCQLRRWPNRRRLLNKEPVLTISHHASDEDWGYLEELRALARRWRAPLYYAAAHGGAQLSIGP from the coding sequence ATGCGTATCGGTTTTGTGTCCACCCGGATGGCTGGCACCGACGGAGTTTCATTGGAGACCCGCAAGTGGGCGGCGATCTTTCGCCGTTTGGGCAGTGTGGTGGTGCCCAACATCTTCGACTTTTCTCAGACGGCACCGGGTATCACCCATCGGAACGCGGATTTGCGGCGTGCGTTGCCATTGAACGACCAGCATCTGTTGATTTTGCAGCCGACCCGGGTAGTGCGCCGTAAAGGCATCGAATTGGCCCTGTCCCTGGTGTGCCAATTGCGCCGTTGGCCCAACCGGCGTCGGTTGCTGAACAAGGAACCTGTGTTGACCATTTCGCACCATGCCAGCGATGAAGACTGGGGGTATCTGGAGGAATTGCGCGCCCTGGCGCGACGCTGGCGGGCCCCGTTGTATTACGCGGCGGCGCATGGTGGAGCGCAATTATCAATTGGCCCGTGA
- a CDS encoding amidohydrolase, which produces MELLSNARIYTFSATQPVVEALLIGPQGKIQAIGRQEDLREAYATCIQREEDLGGATVLPGLTDAHIHLRHYALNLRKVDCATTTKEACLARVAQRARLTPPGQWILGHGWNQNDWGDAFPTAADLDKVAPHHPVYLTAQSLHAAWVNSTALAQAHITAQTPDPANGRIGRDDQGRPNGLLFEGAMRLASQIIPPPTEEETLAALRHAQETLWGLGITSVHDFDRVPAFRALQRLHERGELRLRVLKNLPIEALDALIEAGLRSGFGDDWLCLGGLKAFADGALGPRTAAMFQPYTDRPGERGMLLLDAEAILAFARRAVTHGLSLTIHAIGDRANHEVLNAYEHLRAYERAQGLPPLRHRLEHAQLLHPQDVPRLGRLGVIASMQPFHALSDRPFAQRAWGERCATAYAWRSISNQGAVLAFGSDAPVEAPNPWLGLYAAVQRAPLDTPEQAWYPQERLSLQQALAAYTTGPAYAAGWENHLGRLAPGYAADLIVLRHDPFRLPPEALPSQRPLATMVGGRWVWQASP; this is translated from the coding sequence ATGGAATTGCTGAGTAACGCCCGGATTTATACTTTCTCCGCCACCCAACCGGTGGTCGAGGCGCTGCTCATTGGCCCCCAGGGCAAAATCCAGGCCATAGGTCGTCAAGAAGACCTGCGGGAGGCCTATGCCACCTGCATCCAGCGGGAAGAAGATTTGGGCGGGGCCACCGTACTCCCCGGGCTGACCGACGCCCACATCCATCTGCGACACTACGCGCTCAACCTGCGCAAAGTGGACTGCGCCACGACCACCAAAGAGGCCTGCTTGGCGCGCGTCGCTCAACGCGCACGCCTGACCCCACCCGGCCAATGGATCCTGGGCCACGGCTGGAACCAAAACGACTGGGGGGATGCCTTTCCTACGGCCGCCGATCTGGACAAAGTGGCTCCTCATCATCCGGTGTATCTGACAGCCCAATCGCTGCACGCCGCCTGGGTGAACAGTACAGCACTGGCCCAGGCCCACATCACCGCCCAAACCCCAGACCCGGCCAACGGACGCATCGGCCGCGACGACCAGGGGCGCCCCAATGGCCTGCTTTTCGAAGGGGCGATGCGTCTGGCCTCTCAGATCATCCCCCCGCCCACGGAAGAGGAAACCCTCGCCGCCCTGCGCCACGCCCAAGAGACCCTGTGGGGCTTGGGCATCACCAGCGTGCACGATTTCGATCGCGTTCCGGCCTTCCGCGCCCTGCAACGGCTACACGAAAGGGGCGAACTGCGCCTGCGCGTACTCAAAAACCTCCCCATCGAGGCCTTGGATGCGCTCATCGAGGCCGGCCTGCGGTCCGGTTTCGGCGACGACTGGCTATGCCTCGGCGGACTCAAAGCCTTTGCCGATGGCGCTCTGGGTCCACGCACAGCCGCCATGTTCCAGCCTTACACGGATCGCCCCGGAGAGCGAGGCATGTTGCTGCTGGATGCCGAGGCTATCCTGGCCTTTGCCCGCCGTGCCGTGACGCATGGCCTCAGCCTGACCATCCACGCCATTGGCGACCGGGCCAACCACGAAGTGCTCAACGCGTACGAACACCTGCGCGCCTACGAACGCGCCCAGGGGCTCCCCCCTCTCCGCCACCGCCTCGAACACGCCCAGTTGCTCCATCCGCAAGATGTACCCCGCCTCGGGAGGCTGGGAGTGATCGCCTCCATGCAACCCTTCCACGCGCTCAGCGACCGCCCCTTTGCCCAACGCGCCTGGGGCGAACGCTGTGCTACGGCCTACGCCTGGCGCAGCATCAGCAACCAGGGCGCCGTGCTTGCTTTCGGCTCCGATGCGCCGGTCGAAGCGCCCAACCCCTGGCTGGGGCTATACGCCGCCGTGCAACGGGCGCCTCTGGACACCCCGGAGCAGGCCTGGTATCCCCAAGAGCGGCTCTCCCTCCAGCAAGCCCTGGCTGCCTACACCACCGGTCCGGCCTATGCCGCCGGATGGGAAAACCACCTCGGGCGACTAGCCCCAGGCTATGCGGCGGATCTCATCGTTTTGCGGCACGATCCCTTTCGATTGCCCCCTGAAGCCCTCCCCTCCCAACGCCCTCTGGCCACGATGGTGGGCGGGCGTTGGGTCTGGCAGGCCTCGCCTTAA